In Pseudonocardia sp. DSM 110487, the sequence GCGATGCCCGCCAGCGCCACGCCGATCACGGCCGACGTCGACTCGAGCGTCAGCCCCACGTACGGCGCCACCAGCCGCGTCGCCAGCGTCTCCACGACCAGAATCGCCGCACCGCTGACGAGTACGACTATCCGGGCGAACAGGGCGTTCACCCCACCATCCTCGCGTCCGGCGCCCCGTGATCGCTCCCGGGGTCGGCTAGAGGCCGAGGTGGCGGGCGATGAGCATGCGCTGGACCTCGCTCGTGCCCTCGCCGATCTCCAGGATCTTGGCGTCGCGGTAGAAGCGGCCGACCGGGTACTCGTTCATGAAGCCGTAGCCGCCGAAGACCTGGGTGGCGTCGCGGGCGTTGTCCATCGCCGCGTTCGACGCCACCAGCTTCGCGATCGCGGCCTCCTTCTTGAACGGCTCGCCGCGCAGCATCTTCGCCGCGGCGGCGTAGTAGGCCAGGCGGGCGGTGTGCGCCCGCGCCTCCATGTCGGCGATCTTGAACTGGATCGCCTGGTAGCTCCCGATCGGGTTGCCGAACGCCTCGCGCTCGCGGGCGTAGCGCACCGACTCGTCAACGCAGCCCTGCGCGAGTCCGACCGACAGCGCCGCGATCGCGACGCGGCCCTCGTCGAGGATCGACAGGAACTGCGCGTAGCCGCGGCCCCGCTCGCCGAGCAGGTTCTCGGCCGGCACCCGGCAGTCGTCGAAGAACAGCTCGCGCGTGTCCGATGCGGACCAGCCGACCTTCGAGTACTTCTTCGAGACCCGGAACCCGGGCGTCCCGGCCGGCACGACGATCGAGGAGATCTCCTTGCGCCCGTCCTGCCCGAGCCCCGTGATCGCGGTGACAGTGACGATCGAGGTGATGTCGGTGCCCGCGTTGGTGATGAACGCCTTGGATCCGTTGATCACCCACTCGTCGCCGTCGAGCCGGGCGGTGGTGCGGGTGGCGCCGGCGTCGGAGCCTCCCCCGGGTTCGGTGAGCCCGAACGCGCCGAGCCTCTCCCCCGCCGCGAGCGCGGGCAGCCATCGCCGCTTCTGCTCCTCGGTGCCGAAGCGGTAGAGCGGCATGGCGCCCAACGAGACGCCGGCTTCCA encodes:
- a CDS encoding acyl-CoA dehydrogenase family protein — translated: MDLTLSEEHEALRAVVEDFARKEVAPVIGELYERGEFPYQLVARMGAMGLFGLPIDEGYGGMGGDYFALCLALEELARVDSSVAITLEAGVSLGAMPLYRFGTEEQKRRWLPALAAGERLGAFGLTEPGGGSDAGATRTTARLDGDEWVINGSKAFITNAGTDITSIVTVTAITGLGQDGRKEISSIVVPAGTPGFRVSKKYSKVGWSASDTRELFFDDCRVPAENLLGERGRGYAQFLSILDEGRVAIAALSVGLAQGCVDESVRYAREREAFGNPIGSYQAIQFKIADMEARAHTARLAYYAAAAKMLRGEPFKKEAAIAKLVASNAAMDNARDATQVFGGYGFMNEYPVGRFYRDAKILEIGEGTSEVQRMLIARHLGL